One window of the Prionailurus bengalensis isolate Pbe53 chromosome E1, Fcat_Pben_1.1_paternal_pri, whole genome shotgun sequence genome contains the following:
- the SLC25A10 gene encoding mitochondrial dicarboxylate carrier isoform X2, protein MAAEARVSRWYFGGLASCGAACCTHPLDLLKVHLQTQQEVKLRMTGMALQVVRSDGVLALYNGLSASLCRQMTYSLTRFAIYESVRDHVTTGSQGPLPFYKKVLLGSISGCIGGFVGTPADMVNVRMQNDVKLEPSQRRNYAHALDGLYRVAREEGLKKLFSGASMAASRGMFVTVGQLSCYDQAKQLVLSTGYLADNIFTHFVASFIAGGCATVLCQPLDVLKTRLMNSKGEYKGVFHCAVETAKLGPLAFYKGLVPAGIRLMPHTVLTFVFLEQLRKHFGLKVLS, encoded by the exons ATGGCGGCGGAGGCGCGCGTGTCGCGCTGGTACTTCGGGGGGCTGGCCTCGTGCGGGGCCGCCTGCTGCACGCACCCGCTGGACCTGCTCAAG GTACATCTGCAGACGCAGCAGGAGGTGAAGCTGCGCATGACGGGCATGGCGCTGCAGGTGGTGCGCTCCGACGGCGTCCTGGCGCTCTACAACGGCCTCAGCGCCTCCCTGTGCAGACAG ATGACTTATTCCCTGACTCGGTTTGCCATCTATGAGTCCGTGCGGGACCACGTGACCACGGGCAGCCAGGGACCCCTGCCTTTCTACAAGAAGGTGTTGCTGGGTTCCATCAGCG GTTGCATCGGAGGCTTCGTGGGGACCCCTGCAGATATGGTCAACGTCAG GATGCAAAACGACGTGAAGCTGGAGCCCAGTCAGCGCCGAAA CTACGCCCATGCCTTGGATGGCTTGTACCGCGTGGCCCGAGAAG AGGGTCTGAAGAAGCTGTTCTCTGGCGCGAGCATGGCGGCCAGCCGCGGGATGTTCGTCACCGTGGGCCAG CTGTCCTGCTACGATCAGGCCAAGCAGCTGGTCCTCAGCACCGGGTACCTGGCCGACAACATCTTCACTCACTTTGTCGCCAGCTTCATCGCG ggtgGATGTGCCACGGTCCTGTGTCAGCCCCTCGACGTCCTGAAGACCCGCCTGATGAACTCCAAGGGCGAGTACAAG GGTGTCTTTCACTGCGCTGTAGAGACAGCAAAGCTCGGGCCGCTGGCCTTTTACAAG GGCCTGGTGCCTGCAGGCATCCGCCTCATGCCGCACACCGTGCTCACGTTTGTCTTCCTGGAACAGCTTCGCAAACACTTTGGCCTCAAAGTGCTCTCCTGA
- the SLC25A10 gene encoding mitochondrial dicarboxylate carrier isoform X1: MAAEARVSRWYFGGLASCGAACCTHPLDLLKVHLQTQQEVKLRMTGMALQVVRSDGVLALYNGLSASLCRQMTYSLTRFAIYESVRDHVTTGSQGPLPFYKKVLLGSISGCIGGFVGTPADMVNVRMQNDVKLEPSQRRNYAHALDGLYRVAREEGLKKLFSGASMAASRGMFVTVGQVGLLLALGFGQPRWCHCGPPSAFPRAGGPPPGPHRPCTPTAVLLRSGQAAGPQHRVPGRQHLHSLCRQLHRGWMCHGPVSAPRRPEDPPDELQGRVQGCLSLRCRDSKARAAGLLQGPGACRHPPHAAHRAHVCLPGTASQTLWPQSALLTGAKEWAEPGPAPSARLFQGLGGPWASAALSPASAPARPGLPGPWPQTPPCPFPAGSFQ; encoded by the exons ATGGCGGCGGAGGCGCGCGTGTCGCGCTGGTACTTCGGGGGGCTGGCCTCGTGCGGGGCCGCCTGCTGCACGCACCCGCTGGACCTGCTCAAG GTACATCTGCAGACGCAGCAGGAGGTGAAGCTGCGCATGACGGGCATGGCGCTGCAGGTGGTGCGCTCCGACGGCGTCCTGGCGCTCTACAACGGCCTCAGCGCCTCCCTGTGCAGACAG ATGACTTATTCCCTGACTCGGTTTGCCATCTATGAGTCCGTGCGGGACCACGTGACCACGGGCAGCCAGGGACCCCTGCCTTTCTACAAGAAGGTGTTGCTGGGTTCCATCAGCG GTTGCATCGGAGGCTTCGTGGGGACCCCTGCAGATATGGTCAACGTCAG GATGCAAAACGACGTGAAGCTGGAGCCCAGTCAGCGCCGAAA CTACGCCCATGCCTTGGATGGCTTGTACCGCGTGGCCCGAGAAG AGGGTCTGAAGAAGCTGTTCTCTGGCGCGAGCATGGCGGCCAGCCGCGGGATGTTCGTCACCGTGGGCCAGGTGGGGCTTCTGCTGGCCCTGGGGTTCGGTCAGCCCAGGTGGTGTCACTGTGGGCCCCCATCCGCTTTCCCCAGAGCTGGGGGCCCTCCTCCAGGCCCTCATCGCCCCTGCACACCCACAGCTGTCCTGCTACGATCAGGCCAAGCAGCTGGTCCTCAGCACCGGGTACCTGGCCGACAACATCTTCACTCACTTTGTCGCCAGCTTCATCGCG ggtgGATGTGCCACGGTCCTGTGTCAGCCCCTCGACGTCCTGAAGACCCGCCTGATGAACTCCAAGGGCGAGTACAAG GGTGTCTTTCACTGCGCTGTAGAGACAGCAAAGCTCGGGCCGCTGGCCTTTTACAAG GGCCTGGTGCCTGCAGGCATCCGCCTCATGCCGCACACCGTGCTCACGTTTGTCTTCCTGGAACAGCTTCGCAAACACTTTGGCCTCAAAGTGCTCTCCTGACGGGGGCCAAGGAGTGGGCTGAGCCAGGGCCAGCCCCCAGCGCCAGGCTCTTCCAGGGTCTGGGAGGGCCGTGGGCGAGCGCTGCCCTGAGCCCAGCGTCTGCCCCGGCGCGCCCCGgcctccctggcccctggccccagaCCCCACCCTGTCCTTTCCCAGCAGGCTCATTCCAGTGA
- the MRPL12 gene encoding 39S ribosomal protein L12, mitochondrial encodes MLPAAARPFWGPCLRRQGAALRLARQQVPRVCAVRLMRCSSPRMGEALAGAPLDNAPKEYPPKIQQLVQDIASLTLLEISDLNELLKKTLKIQDVGLMPMGGTVPGAAPAAAAPEEAEEDIPRQKERTHFTVRLTEAKPVDKVRLIKEIKNYIQGINLVQAKKLVESLPQEIKANVSKAEAEKIKAALEAVGGTVVLE; translated from the exons ATGCTGCCGGCGGCCGCTCGCCCCTTTTGGGGGCCGTGTCTCAGACGTCAGGGCGCTGCGCTCCGTCTCGCCAG GCAACAGGTGCCCCGTGTCTGCGCTGTGCGGCTGATGAGATGCAGCAGCCCTCGAATGGGGGAGGCCCTCGCCGGCGCACCCCTGGATAACGCCCCCAAGGAGTATCCCCCCAAGATCCAGCAGCTGGTCCAGGACATCGCCAGCCTCACGCTCTTGGAGATCTCAGATCTCAACGAGCTTCTGAAG aAAACCCTGAAGATCCAGGATGTTGGACTCATGCCAATGGgtggcacagtgcctggtgctgCCCCTGCTGCAGCAGCCCCAGAG gaGGCAGAAGAAGACATCCCCAGACAGAAAGAGCGGACGCATTTCACCGTCCGCCTGACAGAGGCAAAGCCTGTGGACAAAGTGAGGCTGATCAAAGAAATCAAGAACTACATCCAGGGCATAAACCTCGTCCAG GCAAAGAAGCTGGTGGAGTCCCTGCCCCAGGAGATCAAAGCCAATGTCTCCAAGGCCGAGGCGGAGAAGATCAAGGCAGCCCTGGAGGCGGTGGGCGGCACCGTGGTTCTAGAATAG